One window of the Streptomyces asoensis genome contains the following:
- a CDS encoding GDSL-type esterase/lipase family protein — protein sequence MLRFMPVGDSMTIGSSGEHTWRYRMWRHLCATYGGPFTLSGPRETLYDKATDSAASYAYADPDFPRGHLAGWGEGWLHMAPLIGEAVRTSRADILLVSLGLIDLGFYTNAEQTAENARAFAAEARAANPRIAMVWLPVIPNIRAADDAPFAAQVARFNELLAKTAADLDEPGSPILLASVPEAWDIDTDTYDGTHPNANGEHRLASAFAEAMHQGWGLGGEYAG from the coding sequence ATGCTCAGGTTCATGCCCGTAGGCGACTCGATGACGATCGGCAGCTCGGGCGAGCACACCTGGCGTTACCGCATGTGGCGGCACCTGTGCGCCACGTACGGCGGCCCGTTCACCCTGTCCGGCCCGCGCGAGACGCTCTACGACAAGGCGACGGACTCCGCCGCGTCGTACGCCTACGCCGACCCCGACTTCCCGCGCGGTCACCTGGCCGGCTGGGGCGAGGGCTGGCTGCACATGGCCCCGCTGATCGGCGAGGCGGTGCGGACGTCACGGGCGGACATCCTGCTGGTCTCGCTCGGCCTGATCGACCTGGGCTTCTACACGAACGCCGAGCAGACCGCGGAGAACGCACGCGCCTTCGCCGCCGAGGCCCGGGCGGCCAACCCGCGGATCGCCATGGTGTGGCTGCCGGTCATCCCCAACATCCGCGCCGCGGACGACGCGCCCTTCGCCGCGCAGGTCGCCCGCTTCAACGAACTCCTGGCGAAGACGGCCGCCGACCTGGACGAGCCGGGCTCCCCCATCCTCCTGGCCTCGGTCCCGGAAGCCTGGGACATCGACACCGACACCTACGACGGCACCCACCCCAACGCGAACGGCGAACACCGGCTGGCGTCGGCCTTCGCGGAGGCGATGCACCAGGGGTGGGGGCTGGGCGGGGAGTACGCGGGCTGA
- a CDS encoding WD40 repeat domain-containing protein, whose protein sequence is MRRSFAVRAGALLAGVLLSGAFTVLAASTAPAAYAADGDKGFTIEDPRITESSGLAASRQHPGVYWTHNDSDDGPYLYAVDSATGKTVARLTLTGVGTPRDVEAISIGPDNEIWVGDIGDNLGGTWQYVWIYRLPEPAKLVDQTVKATQYVVKYSDGARDAESLLVHPKTGRVYIIDKKEDGGHLYEGPANLSASGANIFKPVAAVDLWATDAAFSPDGAQLAVRGYFGGISYAWNGGKIKREGRLDVPLQRQGESVSYSADGTKIMYGSEGSGSSVVAEDAPEGAGSGAKSPSGKGSSSASGEGDGSSATGSVKFGALAVAAVCVAVFGLRRLLRRN, encoded by the coding sequence ATGCGCCGATCTTTCGCCGTCCGAGCCGGAGCCCTTCTCGCCGGAGTCCTCCTCTCGGGTGCCTTCACCGTGCTCGCCGCGTCCACCGCACCCGCCGCGTACGCGGCCGACGGGGACAAGGGATTCACCATCGAGGATCCGCGCATCACCGAGTCCAGCGGTCTCGCCGCCTCGCGTCAGCACCCGGGCGTCTACTGGACCCACAACGACAGCGACGACGGCCCCTACCTGTACGCCGTCGACAGCGCGACCGGGAAGACCGTCGCCCGGCTCACCCTGACCGGCGTCGGCACGCCCCGCGACGTCGAGGCGATTTCCATCGGCCCGGACAACGAGATCTGGGTCGGCGACATCGGCGACAACCTCGGCGGCACCTGGCAGTACGTGTGGATCTACCGGCTGCCCGAGCCGGCGAAGCTCGTCGACCAGACCGTCAAGGCCACGCAGTACGTCGTGAAGTACTCCGACGGCGCCCGCGACGCCGAGTCGCTCCTCGTGCACCCCAAGACCGGGCGGGTCTACATCATCGACAAGAAGGAGGACGGCGGGCACCTCTACGAGGGGCCGGCGAACCTCTCCGCCTCCGGGGCGAACATCTTCAAGCCCGTCGCCGCCGTCGACCTCTGGGCCACCGACGCCGCCTTCTCCCCGGACGGCGCCCAGCTCGCCGTCCGCGGCTACTTCGGCGGCATCTCCTACGCCTGGAACGGCGGGAAGATCAAGCGCGAGGGGAGGCTCGACGTGCCGCTCCAGCGGCAGGGGGAGTCCGTCAGCTACTCCGCCGACGGCACCAAGATCATGTACGGGAGTGAGGGTTCCGGGAGCTCCGTGGTGGCGGAGGACGCCCCCGAGGGCGCCGGTTCGGGTGCCAAGTCGCCGTCCGGGAAGGGGAGTTCGAGCGCCTCGGGCGAAGGTGACGGGTCCTCGGCCACCGGCAGCGTCAAGTTCGGCGCACTGGCGGTCGCCGCGGTCTGCGTCGCCGTCTTCGGTCTCCGCCGGCTTCTGCGCCGCAACTGA